The DNA sequence ACCGCAGCACTCTTGACGTTTTCTGAAGAGCATGACCCGGAGGATGTGTATTACTTTGCTGGAATCGATGGCGCGCGTTTTAAACGGATCGTATTACCTGGTGATCAGCTCATCATGCACGCTACATTTGAGCGCGGTAAGGCTGGTATTTATAAGTTTCAGGTTAAAGCGACCGTCCAAGATGAATTAGCAGCTGAGGCATCCATTACCTGTGCGGTTCGAAAGAAGAGTGTGTAATGGCCACAATCCATGCAAGTGCCATCGTTGATTCCAAGGCGCAATTAGCCGATAA is a window from the Polynucleobacter sp. HIN11 genome containing:
- the fabZ gene encoding 3-hydroxyacyl-ACP dehydratase FabZ; the protein is MSQAVIDIHKILKLLPHRYPFLLVDRVIELDPGKTIKALKNVTMNEPFFQGHFPDFPVMPGVLIIEALAQTAALLTFSEEHDPEDVYYFAGIDGARFKRIVLPGDQLIMHATFERGKAGIYKFQVKATVQDELAAEASITCAVRKKSV